A single Micromonospora sp. CCTCC AA 2012012 DNA region contains:
- a CDS encoding TrmH family RNA methyltransferase, whose translation MTDDQLDVGVGPWPGDPPDDPRYDPELLAGGDRRNVVDRYRYWRQEAVVADLDRRRHDFHVAIENWQHDFNIGTVVRNANAFLAAEVHIVGRRRWNRRGAMVTDRYQHVRHHPTIEEFVGWAAARHLPVVGVDNLPGSKPLESTTLPRRCVLLFGQEGPGLSDPARAACDQLISIAQYGSTRSINAGVASGIAMHAWIRSHAGPPPD comes from the coding sequence GTGACCGACGACCAGCTCGACGTGGGTGTGGGGCCGTGGCCCGGCGACCCGCCGGACGATCCGCGGTACGACCCGGAGCTGCTCGCCGGGGGCGACCGGCGCAACGTGGTCGACCGTTACCGCTACTGGCGGCAGGAGGCCGTGGTGGCCGACCTGGACCGGCGTCGGCACGACTTCCACGTGGCGATCGAGAACTGGCAGCACGACTTCAACATCGGCACGGTGGTGCGCAACGCCAACGCCTTCCTCGCCGCCGAGGTGCACATCGTCGGTCGGCGGCGGTGGAACCGGCGGGGCGCCATGGTGACCGACCGCTACCAGCACGTCCGGCACCACCCGACGATCGAGGAGTTCGTCGGCTGGGCGGCGGCGCGGCACCTGCCGGTGGTCGGTGTCGACAACCTGCCCGGCTCGAAGCCGCTGGAGAGCACCACCCTGCCGCGCCGCTGCGTGCTCCTGTTCGGTCAGGAGGGTCCGGGCCTGTCGGACCCCGCCCGCGCGGCCTGCGACCAGCTCATCTCCATCGCCCAGTACGGCTCCACCCGGTCGATCAACGCCGGGGTGGCCAGCGGCATCGCCATGCACGCCTGGATCCGGTCGCACGCCGGTCCACCGCCGGACTGA
- a CDS encoding MaoC family dehydratase, translated as MQFGRYYEEFEVGAVYRHWPGKTVTEYDDHLFCLLTMNHHPLHMDAHYAETASQFKRNVVVGNYIYSLLLGMSVPDVSGKAIANLEIESLRHVAPTFHGDTIYGETTVLDKRESASKPDRGVVAVETRGYNQDGTLVCVFRRKVMVPKKEYAAAAVPDGVDPERPSFPEPR; from the coding sequence ATGCAGTTCGGCCGCTACTACGAGGAGTTCGAGGTCGGCGCGGTCTACCGGCACTGGCCCGGCAAGACGGTCACCGAGTACGACGACCACCTCTTCTGCCTGCTCACCATGAACCACCATCCGCTGCACATGGACGCCCACTACGCCGAGACGGCGAGCCAGTTCAAGCGCAACGTGGTGGTCGGCAACTACATCTACTCGCTGCTGCTCGGCATGTCGGTGCCGGACGTCAGCGGCAAGGCGATCGCCAACCTGGAGATCGAGTCGCTGCGACACGTGGCCCCGACCTTCCACGGCGACACCATCTACGGCGAGACCACCGTGCTGGACAAGCGCGAGTCCGCCTCCAAGCCCGACCGGGGCGTGGTCGCCGTCGAGACCCGCGGCTACAACCAGGACGGCACGCTGGTCTGCGTGTTCCGCCGCAAGGTCATGGTCCCCAAGAAGGAGTACGCGGCCGCCGCCGTGCCCGACGGCGTCGACCCGGAGCGGCCGAGCTTCCCCGAGCCGCGCTGA